TCTCGAGCAGGTCGAGAAAGGCCTCGCTCGCCTTCTTCGGGAAGCGACCGGCGTCCCAGCCTTTCAGGTTCTTCCGGTGACCGACCCCGGAGTTGTGGGACTTGAAGGGCACCGCCGCCTCCTCGGCGACGACCCGTTCGAGGTACGAGACGGCCTCGCCCGCGCGCATCCCCTTGATCTCCCGGGCGATCTCCTTCGAGTGTTTGTGGCTCATCGGGCGCTCGCGGAGCATCGCCTTCGCGCTCCGGTCTGGCTCGACCTCCACTGAGTAGCTGATTCCCATTCTGTCACCTCATTTCAGCGGCACGAACTTCGAGGAGCGGGTCGCCCCGATCCCTGCCTGTCCGTGCTCGACTGACGTCCGCGTGAGCTGGAACTCGCCGAGGTAGTGTCCGAGCATCTCGGGTCGGATCTCGACGCGCTCGAACTCCTGGCCGGTGTGGACCGCGAATGTGAGCCCGACCATCACCGGCAGCACCGGCATGTCGCGCAGGTGCGTCCGGATCGGGTCGTTCGCCGTCCCCTCGTCGGTCGCCTCCTCGGCCTGTTCGAGCAGTTTCCGCTGCTCCGCGGTGAATCCGCGCACG
This region of Halalkalicoccus sp. CGA53 genomic DNA includes:
- a CDS encoding 30S ribosomal protein S19 codes for the protein MSTDYRTGREGEFTYRGHTLEELQSMDVDEVAELLPARQRRSIVRGFTAEQRKLLEQAEEATDEGTANDPIRTHLRDMPVLPVMVGLTFAVHTGQEFERVEIRPEMLGHYLGEFQLTRTSVEHGQAGIGATRSSKFVPLK